In Actinomadura luteofluorescens, the sequence GGTGTAGCCGAACGAGCCGAGCACCCGCTTCTCGGACCGGACGAGGTCCGCGCCGTCGAACCCGGACTCGGGGCTGAGCAGGCCCAGCCACACGGCGGTGCCGCCGGGCGCGAGCCGGGCCAGCGCGCCGGCGCGGGTCGCCGGCAGGCCCACCGCGTCGAACACCACGTCGAACTCGCCGGTCAGCGCGGGGCCCGCGACGTCGGCGCCGACCCGCTCCGCGATGGCCGCGCGGCGCCGCGAGACGTCGGCGGCGGCCACGACGGCGGCGCCCCGGGCGCGCGCGAGCTGCACGCACAGCAGCCCGATCGAGCCGCAGCCGATCACGCCGATCCGCGCCCCCTCGGGGACCTGTGCCACGTTCCACGTGTGGACGGCGTAGGCGATCGGCTCGATCAGGCCCGCGGCCGTCCACCCCATGCCGGGCGGCAGGACGTGCACGGCCGACGCGGGCACGGCCGCCCGCTCGGCGAACCCGCCGGGGCGGTGCACCCCGATCAGGGCCCGGCGCCGGCACAGGTGCCCGCGCCCCCTGCCGCACATGTCGCAGCGCCCGCAGGACACAATGGGGTTCACCGCGACCCGGCGCCCGTCCGGGGTCGTCCCGGCGAACTCGTGGCCCATCACCAGCGGAGGAGTGCGGAACCCCGGGGTGCGCACGCCGTGCAGCTCGCTGCCGCAGATGCCGGCGGCGGCCACCTCGACGAGGATCTCATCGGCTCGGACGGACGGTTCGTCGACGTCGTGCAGTTCCACCACACTCGGAGCGGTGAAAACGAGTGCCTTCATCACGCGGCGAATGTAGCAGGGCATCCGCATCGTGGGCTAGCATTCCGTATGACGGAAACATGGAGGGTGTACATATGGCGAAGAGCGAGTCTCCGGTCGGCAGCGTCGACCGGGCGCTGCGCATCATCCAGCTGCTGTCGGAGAGCGGGCGCGGCGTGACGCTGGAGGACCTCGCGGTCCGCTCCGGGATCCCGCGCAGCTCCCTGCACCGGCTGCTGGGCGCGCTGCGGCACCGCGGTTTCGCCGCGCAGCCCGAGCCGAACGGCCCGTACTTCCTCGGCACCGAGCTGCTCGCGGCGGCGTTCCGCTTCTACGACCGGATCGACCTGCGCTCCCTGGTGCACCCCGTGCTGCTGCGGCTGCGCGAGGAGCTGAACGAGACCACCCACATGGCCGTCCTGGAGGGCGCCGAGATCGTCTACGTCGACAAGGTCGAGGCGATCCACCCGATCACCATGACCTCGGTCATCGGCGGCCGGAACCCCGCGCACTGCACCGGGGTCGGCAAGGCCCTGCTGGCCTGGACGTACCCGACCGACGAGGCGATCCGGCTGTGGGCCTCGGCGCACGAGCTGCGCGCCGTCACCCGGCACTCGATCACCTCCCCGGCGCGCCTCGCCGAGGAGATGGCCGAGATCCGCGAGCGCGGCTACGCCCTCGACCTGGAGGAGAACGAGGAAGGGGTGCGCTGCGCGGCCGTCCCGGTCTTCCTCGGCCGGGCCACGCCCTCGGCCGGCATCAGCGTCACGGCCCCGAAGGACCGCTTCCCCAAGGCCCGCCTGACCGAGGTCGCCACCCGCCTCCGCGCAGTCCTCGCCGACGAACTGGACCGCCCCGCCACCCCGTAACGCCAACCCGGCCACGAACCCCGCCCTTTGCACGGAACGGTGACCTGGCGATTCGCGGGCTCCGTGGGGTGCGGCGGCTGGCCGGGGCATCGACCTGGCGGGTGCGGCGGCTGCCTGGTGGCAACGGCCCGGTGGCGTGTGGAGCTTGCTGGGGCCGGCGGTCCCGTGGGGTGCGGTGTCGGTAAGGAGCGGCCCTGGGGGCGGGGGTGCATGCGGCTTCTGGGGGCCGGTGGTTGACAGGGAGCTGTGTCCTTGCTTGTCTATTCTGCGGAATAGCATTCCGTATCATGGAATATCTGGGAGAACGGGCATGCGACTTGTGACCTTTCGTGGCGAGGGCGGTACCCGGGCGGGGCGGGTGGACGGGGAGTCCGTGACTCCGCTCGACGCACCGGACGTGGGGACGCTGCTCGCCGCCGGGCCCGACTGGCGGGAGCGGGCCGCGGCCGCCGCCGGGCGTCCGGTTCCGCTCGCGGAGCTGGACCTCGCCCCGGTGGTCCCGCACCCCAGCAAGATCATCTGCGTGGGGCTCAACTACACGCCGCACATCGCCGAGACCGGGCTCGACACCCCCGAGTACCCGACGCTGTTCGCCAAGTTCGCGCGCTCGCTGGTCGGCCCGTCCGACCCGATCATGCTGCCGGAGGCGTCCGCGGCGATGGACTGGGAGGCGGAACTGGCCGTCGTCGTCGGCCGGACGGTCCGGGGCGCGGACCGCGGCGAGGCCCGCGCGGCGATCGCCGGCTACACCGTGGCCAACGACGTCAGCGCCCGCGACTTCCAGCGCCGCACCACCCAGTGGCTCCAGGGCAAGACGTTCGACTCCACGACCCCGCTCGGGCCCGCCCTCGTCACCGGCGACGAGGTGGCCGACGCCGCCGACCTGGAGGTCACCTGCGCGGTGGACGGCGAGGTCATGCAGCGCGGCCGGACGTCCACCATGCTGTTCCCGCCGGAGGAGATCGTCGCCTACGTCAGCGGCATCGTGACGCTCGACCCCGGCGACGTGCTGCTCACCGGAACCCCGGCCGGGATCGGCGACAGCCGCGTCCCGCCGGTGCGGCTGCGCCCCGGGCACCTGGTCACGACCGAGATCGAGGGGCTCGGCGTCCTGCGCAACCGGTGCTCGAAGTGACCGCCGAGGCGTTGCGCGCCCTCCTCCCCGAAGGACGCGTCCTCACCGACCCGGACGCGATGGACGCCTACACGCGGGACCAGACCTACGCGGTGCCCGGCGCGCCCCTCGCGGTCGTCCGCGCCCGCGACACCGCCGACGTGGCGGCGACGATGGCGTGGGCGCAGGAGGAGCGGGTCCCGGTCGTCCCGCGCGGCGCGGGCACCGGGCTGGCCGGAGGGGCCACCGCCGTGGACGGCTGCGTCGTGCTGTCGCTGGCCGCGATGACCGCGATCCGGGAGATCTCCCCGCTCGACCACGTCGCCGTCGCCGAGCCCGGCGTGATCACCGCGGATCTGGACCGCGCGGCCCGCGCCCACGGCCTGATGTACGCGCCGGACCCCTCCAGCCACGAGATCTCCACGATCGGCGGGAACCTCGCCACCAACGCGGGCGGGCTGCGCTGCGTGAAGTACGGCGTGACCCGCCACTCCACGCTCGGGCTGGAGGTCGTCCTCGCGGGCGGGACGGTGATCCGGACCGGCGGGCGGACGGTCAAGGGCGTCACCGGCTACGACCTCACCGGGCTGTTCGTCGGGTCCGAGGGCACCCTCGGGGTGATCACCGCGGCGACCGTCCGGCTGTTCCCGGCGCCCCCGCGGCCGCCCGAGACCGTGCTCGCGACGTTCCCGTCCCTGACTGCGGCCGGTGCGGCGGCGGCCGCGATCATGGGCGCCGGGCTGCGGCCCAGCCTGCTGGAGCTGGTCGACCGGGCCACGCTGCGGGCGATCGACGAGTGGCGCCGCATCGACCTCGATCCCGGCGCCGCCGTGGTGCTCCTCGCGCAGACCGACGGGCCGGAGTGCCCGGCGGACGCGCTGGTCCGCGAGTGCGAGCGGGCCGGGGCCGCGTTCGCCGCCGCGTCCACCGACGAGGCGGAGGCCGACGCGCTGCTGGAGGTGCGCAGGCTGGCCTACCCCGCCGCCGAGAGGCTCGGCAAGTGCCTCGTGGAGGACGTGTGCGTCCCGCGCTCGCGGCTCCCGGAGATGGTGGAGCGCGTCGAGCGAGCGGCGGAGCGGCACGGCGTCCGCATCCTCACCGTCGCCCACGCCGGGGACGGCAACCTGCACCCGCTGTTCGTGTTCGACCGCGACCTGCCCGGGCCCCCGCCGCCCGTGCTGGCGGCGGCCGGCGAGGTGTTCACCGCCGCGATCGACCTCGGCGGCACCCTCACCGGCGAGCACGGCGTCGGCGTGCTGAAGCGGCCCTGGCTGGACGGCGAGATGGGCCCCGGCGTCCGGGACGTCCACCGGCGGATCAAGCGGGCCCTCGACCCGGACGGCGTGCTCAACCCCGGGAAGGCGATCTGACCGGCGCTCAGCCCGCGTCGATGACCCGGAAGGCGATCCCGGCCTTGACGAGCCGGTCGACGAGCGCGTCGCCCATCGCGGCGGCCGTCGTGACCTGCCCGGACGTCGCGGGCAGATCGTCGTGGGCGAGGCACAGCGCCGACTCGGCGAGCATCTTCGCCGTCTCGGTGTATCCGGGGTCGCCGCCCGCGACCTCGGTCACGACGCGCCGGCCGCCGCCCTCCCCGACGAACTTCACGCTGAACCAGTTGCGGGCGCGGCGCTCCTCCGACGGCCCGTCGCCGGGCGTCCGGAGCCGCAGCAGGAGGCTGCGGGTCGGGGGGAGCGCGGCGAGGGCCAGCAGGGCGCCGGAGCCCGCCGCCATCCCCGCCGCGGTGGCGAGCCGCTTGACCGCGACGTAGTGGCCGTAGGAGAAGTCGGGGCCGTACCGGTCGAGGGCCGCGGCGGACCGCACCACGATCTGGGGGTCGATGGTGGGCAGCGGCAGCGTCCAGCCGCCCCCGACGCGGGCCTTCGGCGCCGGGCGGCGCGAGATCCGCACCGTGCGCCCGGCGGGAGGCGTCTCCACCTTGCGGCGCTCGCGCTCGGCGCGCACCATCCCGGCGGCGTCGCCGAAGATGCCGACGGCCGAGTGCAGGGTGCCGCCGGACGCGTCCCCGCGCACCCGCAGGAACCCCTCGACGTGCAGGGGGACGTTCTCGGGGAGCTGCTTGACCGTGAAGTACACGCCGAGGTCGTGCGGGATCGAGTCGAACCCGCAGGCGTGCACGATCCGGGCCCCGCTGCGCACCGCGGCGTCGTGGTACTTCACGTACATCCGGTCCACGAACGTGGGCTCGCCGGTGAGGTCGACGTAGTCGGTGCCGGCGCGCGCGCACGCCGCCACCAGGGGCTCGCCGTACTTGACGTAGGGGCCGACCGTCGTGATGACGACCCGCGCCGACTCCGCGATCTCCTCGATCGACGCCGCGTCGGTGGTGTCGGCGTGCAGCAGCGGCAGTTCGGCGCACGCCGGGTCGAGCTCCGCCAGCCGGTCGCGCACGGCCGCCAGCTTCGCCTGGTTGCGCCCCGCCAGCGCCCAGCGCGTGCCGGGACCGGCGTGCCGGGCGAGGTATTCGGCGGTGAGGGCACCGGTGAAGCCGGTGGCGCCGAACAGGACGACGTCGTACGGGCGGTCGGCGGTCATGGAGGCCCCTTTCACGGTTCCGAACACGATTCTGACGCGATCGGGGCCGTTCATGCGCGCCGCAGCGCCGATGTGAGGGACCGCACTGTGAGGACCGCGTTGTGAAGAGCGCATTGTGAAGACCACACCTGCGAAGGGCCGCGCTCCTCTAGGGTTGCACCGATGATGCGGATGGTGAGGGTATGACCGGGCTCGCCGTGGCGATGGACGTCGTCGCCGCCGGCTTCCTCGTGAGCTTCGTGGTCCTGCTGGCGCGCCGGAGCTCCGCCCCGTCCGGCGAGGGCGGGCGGTCCGTCGCGATGATCCTGATCGCCGTCAGCCTTGGCCTGCTGTCGGTGTCGCTGTGGAGCCTTCCGTAGCCACCGCGGCCGGGCGCCAGCCGGGCGCGTCCAGCAGGTGCCGGACGAACAGCAGCGTCGTCGCCGTCGGCGCCGCGCCCGCGACCGCGTGCCACGGCCTGTCCAGGGGCATCCCCGGCGCGCCGACCACCACGAGCCGCCCGGCCTCCAGCTCCGCGCCGACGGCGTCCCGCGAGACCAGCGCCACGCCCAGCCCCGCCGCCGCGCCGGCGATCACCGCGCCGTTCGAGCCGAGCACCAGCCGCGGCGGCGCCGCCTCCCGCTCGGCCAGGTAGGCGTCCGCGCTCGCCCGCGTCCCCGACCCGGGCTCGCGCATCACCCACGGCGTGCGGGCCAGGGCGAACCCGGCCGCCAGGTCCGGCGCTCCCACGACGACCAGCTCGTTCGGCCGCCTGGCCAGCACGGTCGCCGCGACCCCGGCGGGCGGGCGGCCCGCCAGCACGAGGTCGGCCTCGTGCGCGGCGAGGCTGCTCCACACCTGGCGGCGCGGCCCCACCTCCAGCGCCAGCTCCACGTCCGGCCAGCGCGCCCGGAACGAGGCCAGCAGCTCGGGGAGGACCTGGTCGGCGGCCGTCGTCACCGCCGCCAGCCGCAGCGGCCCGCGCCCCGGGTCGGCCGCGCCGCGCGCCGCCGCGCGCCCCTCCTCCAGCAGCCCGAGCACCTGCCGCGCGTACCCGGCGTAGACGGCGCCCGCGCCGGTCAGCCGGACGCCGCGCCCCTCCCGCCGGACGAGGGGGACGCCCAGCTCCCGGGTCAGCGCCGCGACCGCGGCCGACACCGCCGACTCGGTCACGTACAGCCGCCGCGCCGCCGACCGCACCGACCCGGTGTCGGCGAGCGCGACGAGCGCCCGCAGCCGCGCCTCCGTCACGTCCCGCCTCCTCGTTCAAGCGAATGCTTGACGGTCACCGTAGAACACTTGATGGACATCGCAAGTGTCGGAGGGCGATTCTCGGACGCGTCACGGTTGCACGTGGCCGGGACGCGGCGCTCCACCCCGATCCCCTGGGACATGCCGTCCTCCACTGGGGCGGCGCGCCGCGTCCCGTCCATTCCAGGCTTCGGCTGAAGGAGAGCGGCGATGAGCGCGGGCAGATGGTCGGCGGGCGTGATCCCCTACGCGGAGATGGGCTACTGGCGTCCGGACTACGAGCCGAAGGACAGCGACATCCTCGCCGCCTTCCGCATCACGCCCCAGCAGGGCGTGCCGCCGGAGGAGGCGGGCGCGGCCGTCGCGGGCGAGTCGTCCACCGCGACGTGGACGGTCGTGTGGACCGACCGGCTCACCTCCTACGAGAACTACCAGGGCAAGTGCTACAAGGTGGAGCCCGTCCCCGGGCAGGGCGACCAGTTCATCGCCTACATCGCCTACGACCTCGACCTGTTCGAGGAGGGCTCGATCGCGAACCTGACGTCGTCCATCATCGGGAACGTCTTCGGGTTCAAGGCGCTCAAGGCCCTGCGGCTGGAGGACATGCGGATCCCGACCCACTACGTGAAGACGTTCCAGGGCCCGGCGCACGGCATCGTCATGGAACGCGAGTACCTCGGCAAGTTCGGCCGCCCCCTACTGGGCGCGACCGTCAAGCCGAAGCTCGGCCTGTCGGCCCGCAACTACGGCCGCGTCGTCTACGAGGCCCTGCGCGGCGGCCTCGACTTCACCAAGGACGACGAGAACATCAACTCCCAGCCGTTCATGCGCTGGCGCGACCGCTTCCTGTACTGCATGGAGGGCGTCAACCGGGCGCAGGCCGCGACGGGCGAGGTCAAGGGCCACTACCTCAACGTCACCGCCGCGACGATGGAGGACATGTACGAGCGCGCCGAGCTCGCCAAGGAGCTCGGCAGCGTCATCGTGATGATCGACCTCACGATCGGCTACACGGCGATCCAGTCCATGGCCAAGTGGGCGCGCAGGAACGGCGTCATCCTGCACCTGCACCGCGCGGGCCACTCCACCTACACGCGGCAGAAGACCCACGGCGTGAACTTCCGCGTCATCGCCAAGTGGATGCGCCTCGCGGGCGTCGACCACATCCACGCCGGGACGGTCGTAGGCAAGCTCGAAGGCGACCCCAACAGCGTCCGCGGCTACTACGACACCCTCCGCCTCGACCGCGTGGAGGCCGACCCGGTGAAGGGCCTGTACTTCGACCAGGAGTGGGCGTCGATGCCGGGCACGATGCCCGTCGCGTCCGGCGGCATCCACGCCGGGCAGATGCACCAGCTCCTGCACTACCTGGGCGAGGACTCGATCCTGCAGTTCGGCGGCGGGACGATCGGCCACCCGATGGGCATCGCCGCCGGCGCCGCCGCCAACCGCGTCGCGCTGGAGGCCATGATCAAGGCGCGGAACGAGGGCCGCGACTACCTGGCCGAGGGGCCGGACATCCTGCGCGCCGCCGCCAAGCACAGCCGCGAACTGGACGTCGCCCTGTCCACCTGGGGCGACATCACCTTCACCTACGAGTCCACCGACACCCCCGACGCCGCCCCGACCCCCGTGAGCGTGTGACATGCGGATCACCCAAGGCACCTTCTCCTACCTGCCCGACCTCACCGACGAGGACATCGCCGAGCAGATCGCCTACGCCCTGGACCAGGGCTGGCCGTGCTCGGTCGAGTTCACCGACGACCCCCACCCGCGCAACTCCTACTGGGAGATGTGGGGCCTGCCGATGTTCGACCTCACCGACCCGGCCGGCGTCCTGTACGAGGTCAACGAGTGCCGCAAGGCCTACCCGGACCGCTACGTCCGGCTGACCGCCTACGACGCCCGCTACGGGCGGCAGACGACGGCGCTGTCGTTCATCGTCCAGCGCCCGGCCGAGGAGCCCGGCTTCCGCCTCGACCGGACGGAGACCGCCGACCGGCGCGTCCGCTACACGATGCACCCCTACGCGCTCGACTGTCCCGAAGGCGACCGCTACGGGGCGGGACGTTGAGCGACCGCCCCGGCCCGGAGACGCGGCAGAGCTTCGGGATGCGGCGGAACGGCTCCCCGGTGGCGGACCTCCCGGAACCCGCCGCCGGGGAGCCGCTCCCCGCCGACGCCCGCGTCGACCTCGCCAAGGAACGCGCTGACTCCCAGGTCGACGCCGTCCTTTCCACCCTGGACGCCGAACTCGTGGGGCTCGCCCCCGTCAAGACCCGCATCCGGGAGATCGCCGCGCTGCTGCTCGTCGACCGCGTCCGGGCCCGGTTCGGCATCGACTCGGGACGTCCCAACCTGCACATGTGCTTCACCGGCAGCCCCGGGACGGGCAAGACGTCCGTCGCGGTCCGGCTCGCCGAACTCCTGCACCGCCTCGGCTACGTCCGCCGCGGCCACCTGGTCTCCGTCACCCGCGACGACCTCGTGGGCCAGTACGTCGGCCACACCGCGCCCAAGACCAAGGAGGTCCTGAAGCGCGCCATGGGCGGCGTCCTGTTCATCGACGAGGCGTACTACCTGTACCGCGCCGAGAACGAGCGCGACTACGGGCAGGAGGCCATCGAGATCCTCCTCCAGGTCATGGAGAACCAGCGGGACGACCTGGTGGTCGTCCTCGCCGGCTACAAGGACCGCATGGACTCCTTCTTCGCGTCCAACCCCGGAATGAGCTCCCGCATCGCCCACCACATCGACTTCCCCGACTACGAGCCCGGCGAGCTGGAGGCCATCGGCCGCCTGATGACGGCCCGCGAGGGCTACACCCTCGCCCCCGAGACCGAGCCGGTCTTCCGCGACTACCTCGCCCGCCGCCGCGCCCGGCCCCGCTTCGCCAACGCCCGCTCCGTCCGCAACGCGATAGAACGCGCCCGCCTGCGCCACGCGAACCGCCTCCTGGCCGACCCGG encodes:
- a CDS encoding fumarylacetoacetate hydrolase family protein, which gives rise to MRLVTFRGEGGTRAGRVDGESVTPLDAPDVGTLLAAGPDWRERAAAAAGRPVPLAELDLAPVVPHPSKIICVGLNYTPHIAETGLDTPEYPTLFAKFARSLVGPSDPIMLPEASAAMDWEAELAVVVGRTVRGADRGEARAAIAGYTVANDVSARDFQRRTTQWLQGKTFDSTTPLGPALVTGDEVADAADLEVTCAVDGEVMQRGRTSTMLFPPEEIVAYVSGIVTLDPGDVLLTGTPAGIGDSRVPPVRLRPGHLVTTEIEGLGVLRNRCSK
- a CDS encoding LysR substrate-binding domain-containing protein, with the translated sequence MTEARLRALVALADTGSVRSAARRLYVTESAVSAAVAALTRELGVPLVRREGRGVRLTGAGAVYAGYARQVLGLLEEGRAAARGAADPGRGPLRLAAVTTAADQVLPELLASFRARWPDVELALEVGPRRQVWSSLAAHEADLVLAGRPPAGVAATVLARRPNELVVVGAPDLAAGFALARTPWVMREPGSGTRASADAYLAEREAAPPRLVLGSNGAVIAGAAAGLGVALVSRDAVGAELEAGRLVVVGAPGMPLDRPWHAVAGAAPTATTLLFVRHLLDAPGWRPAAVATEGSTATPTAGQG
- a CDS encoding zinc-binding dehydrogenase; its protein translation is MKALVFTAPSVVELHDVDEPSVRADEILVEVAAAGICGSELHGVRTPGFRTPPLVMGHEFAGTTPDGRRVAVNPIVSCGRCDMCGRGRGHLCRRRALIGVHRPGGFAERAAVPASAVHVLPPGMGWTAAGLIEPIAYAVHTWNVAQVPEGARIGVIGCGSIGLLCVQLARARGAAVVAAADVSRRRAAIAERVGADVAGPALTGEFDVVFDAVGLPATRAGALARLAPGGTAVWLGLLSPESGFDGADLVRSEKRVLGSFGYTPGEFAAAVTLAGEWDLGWVDTFPLADGARVFTDLMNGGTEPVKALLTP
- a CDS encoding ribulose bisphosphate carboxylase small subunit — its product is MRITQGTFSYLPDLTDEDIAEQIAYALDQGWPCSVEFTDDPHPRNSYWEMWGLPMFDLTDPAGVLYEVNECRKAYPDRYVRLTAYDARYGRQTTALSFIVQRPAEEPGFRLDRTETADRRVRYTMHPYALDCPEGDRYGAGR
- a CDS encoding IclR family transcriptional regulator, which produces MAKSESPVGSVDRALRIIQLLSESGRGVTLEDLAVRSGIPRSSLHRLLGALRHRGFAAQPEPNGPYFLGTELLAAAFRFYDRIDLRSLVHPVLLRLREELNETTHMAVLEGAEIVYVDKVEAIHPITMTSVIGGRNPAHCTGVGKALLAWTYPTDEAIRLWASAHELRAVTRHSITSPARLAEEMAEIRERGYALDLEENEEGVRCAAVPVFLGRATPSAGISVTAPKDRFPKARLTEVATRLRAVLADELDRPATP
- a CDS encoding FAD-binding oxidoreductase translates to MLEVTAEALRALLPEGRVLTDPDAMDAYTRDQTYAVPGAPLAVVRARDTADVAATMAWAQEERVPVVPRGAGTGLAGGATAVDGCVVLSLAAMTAIREISPLDHVAVAEPGVITADLDRAARAHGLMYAPDPSSHEISTIGGNLATNAGGLRCVKYGVTRHSTLGLEVVLAGGTVIRTGGRTVKGVTGYDLTGLFVGSEGTLGVITAATVRLFPAPPRPPETVLATFPSLTAAGAAAAAIMGAGLRPSLLELVDRATLRAIDEWRRIDLDPGAAVVLLAQTDGPECPADALVRECERAGAAFAAASTDEAEADALLEVRRLAYPAAERLGKCLVEDVCVPRSRLPEMVERVERAAERHGVRILTVAHAGDGNLHPLFVFDRDLPGPPPPVLAAAGEVFTAAIDLGGTLTGEHGVGVLKRPWLDGEMGPGVRDVHRRIKRALDPDGVLNPGKAI
- a CDS encoding form I ribulose bisphosphate carboxylase large subunit, which produces MSAGRWSAGVIPYAEMGYWRPDYEPKDSDILAAFRITPQQGVPPEEAGAAVAGESSTATWTVVWTDRLTSYENYQGKCYKVEPVPGQGDQFIAYIAYDLDLFEEGSIANLTSSIIGNVFGFKALKALRLEDMRIPTHYVKTFQGPAHGIVMEREYLGKFGRPLLGATVKPKLGLSARNYGRVVYEALRGGLDFTKDDENINSQPFMRWRDRFLYCMEGVNRAQAATGEVKGHYLNVTAATMEDMYERAELAKELGSVIVMIDLTIGYTAIQSMAKWARRNGVILHLHRAGHSTYTRQKTHGVNFRVIAKWMRLAGVDHIHAGTVVGKLEGDPNSVRGYYDTLRLDRVEADPVKGLYFDQEWASMPGTMPVASGGIHAGQMHQLLHYLGEDSILQFGGGTIGHPMGIAAGAAANRVALEAMIKARNEGRDYLAEGPDILRAAAKHSRELDVALSTWGDITFTYESTDTPDAAPTPVSV
- a CDS encoding saccharopine dehydrogenase family protein, with translation MTADRPYDVVLFGATGFTGALTAEYLARHAGPGTRWALAGRNQAKLAAVRDRLAELDPACAELPLLHADTTDAASIEEIAESARVVITTVGPYVKYGEPLVAACARAGTDYVDLTGEPTFVDRMYVKYHDAAVRSGARIVHACGFDSIPHDLGVYFTVKQLPENVPLHVEGFLRVRGDASGGTLHSAVGIFGDAAGMVRAERERRKVETPPAGRTVRISRRPAPKARVGGGWTLPLPTIDPQIVVRSAAALDRYGPDFSYGHYVAVKRLATAAGMAAGSGALLALAALPPTRSLLLRLRTPGDGPSEERRARNWFSVKFVGEGGGRRVVTEVAGGDPGYTETAKMLAESALCLAHDDLPATSGQVTTAAAMGDALVDRLVKAGIAFRVIDAG
- the cbbX gene encoding CbbX protein — protein: MSDRPGPETRQSFGMRRNGSPVADLPEPAAGEPLPADARVDLAKERADSQVDAVLSTLDAELVGLAPVKTRIREIAALLLVDRVRARFGIDSGRPNLHMCFTGSPGTGKTSVAVRLAELLHRLGYVRRGHLVSVTRDDLVGQYVGHTAPKTKEVLKRAMGGVLFIDEAYYLYRAENERDYGQEAIEILLQVMENQRDDLVVVLAGYKDRMDSFFASNPGMSSRIAHHIDFPDYEPGELEAIGRLMTAREGYTLAPETEPVFRDYLARRRARPRFANARSVRNAIERARLRHANRLLADPGEVDREALTTLQPEDFLTSRVFKE